One Fimbriimonadaceae bacterium genomic window, CATGCCAGAGGTCGATTGGAGGAACGAGGAGCAACGGAGGAAGATGTCCGGCTCACGGTCGAAAACGGCGAGCGCTTCGCTGCAAAATACGGTAGAGCCGGCTTCCGTCGCAACTTCCCCTTTGACCGTGAGTGGATTGGCAAACACTATGCAACCAAACAGGTTGAAGCCTATGCGGTGGAAGAGCAAGGTTGGCTGGTCATCACTGTCGTGGTCAAATTCTTCTGAAGAAGGAGAACGTATGAAGCTCAGCTACGATGCGAAATACAATATTGCGTATCTGCGTTTGCACGAAAAGACGGAACATGTCATCACTATTAAAGTCAGCGATGAGATGAACATCGACATGGCACCGGATGGCACCGTCTACGGAATCGAACTGTTGAATGCGAAGGAACAATTGGCGGATGACCATGGCGCCCTGATCGTGGAATCGGAAGGGCAGCGGCGTGAAATTCCACTGACGGCATAAGCGATCCTTGACCTTGCGCGACAACACCGAGCGACCCGAGACCGTGACGATCGGCACCAACGAACTCATCGGTACCGACCCCGGTAAACTTCCGCCGGCCTTGACGCGCTTGATGGCCGGGCAGTGGAAGAAGGGCGCGATTCCACCGAAATGGGACG contains:
- a CDS encoding DUF2283 domain-containing protein, whose translation is MKLSYDAKYNIAYLRLHEKTEHVITIKVSDEMNIDMAPDGTVYGIELLNAKEQLADDHGALIVESEGQRREIPLTA
- a CDS encoding UDP-N-acetylglucosamine 2-epimerase; this encodes MTLRDNTERPETVTIGTNELIGTDPGKLPPALTRLMAGQWKKGAIPPKWDGKAAERIVAQLGRLLLGS